A genomic window from Micromonospora ferruginea includes:
- a CDS encoding DsbA family protein: MDATFFFDPACPWTWRTSRWLVAVAQARGLSVEWRAFSLAILNDGQVPPEFAEAMAASGRVLRMVEALRAQGRHDDAGRLYTELGTRTHDAGDPLGDKSVAAAVDAAGLTDAAAALDDERWDAAVHESHALAYGSAGPDIGSPVLMVPDAARGIHGPIITEVPGTEDALTIWDSMLPLIRLDTFHELKRARR, encoded by the coding sequence ATGGACGCCACCTTCTTCTTCGACCCGGCCTGCCCCTGGACCTGGCGCACCTCCCGCTGGCTCGTCGCCGTCGCCCAGGCACGCGGGCTGAGCGTCGAGTGGCGGGCGTTCAGCCTGGCCATCCTCAACGACGGGCAGGTCCCGCCCGAGTTCGCCGAGGCGATGGCGGCCTCCGGCCGGGTGCTGCGGATGGTCGAGGCGCTGCGCGCGCAGGGCCGGCACGACGACGCCGGCCGCCTCTACACCGAGCTGGGCACGCGCACCCACGACGCCGGCGACCCCCTCGGCGACAAGAGCGTCGCGGCGGCGGTGGACGCGGCCGGGTTGACCGACGCGGCGGCGGCGCTGGACGACGAGCGCTGGGACGCGGCGGTGCACGAGTCGCACGCGCTGGCGTACGGCTCGGCCGGGCCGGACATCGGCTCGCCGGTGTTGATGGTGCCGGACGCCGCCCGGGGCATCCACGGGCCGATCATCACCGAGGTCCCGGGCACCGAGGACGCGCTGACGATCTGGGACTCGATGCTGCCGCTGATCCGCCTGGACACCTTCCACGAACTCAAGCGAGCCCGCCGCTGA
- a CDS encoding carbohydrate ABC transporter permease, whose translation MSVNATPAGAEAAAEAEQSTGRHAAVPTQRARRGSAAPLSDNKRAERRLGWLLCAPAALVMVLVTAYPILYSVWLSLQRFDLRFPDERQFVGLENYVTVLTNDFWWTAFGVTMLITVVTVAVELVLGMGLALIMHRTLVGRGIVRTAALIPYGIVTVVAAFSWRYAWTPGTGYLANLFDGSAPLTERASSLAIIMLAEIWKTTPFMALLLMAGLALVPEDLLKAASTDGATAWQRFTKVMLPVMKPAILVALLFRTLDAFRVFDNIFVLTNGGNETSSVSMLAYNNLIRGLNLGIGSTMSVLIFITVAIIAFVFVKLFGTAAPGSDDGERR comes from the coding sequence ATGAGCGTGAACGCCACTCCGGCCGGCGCGGAGGCCGCCGCCGAGGCGGAGCAGTCGACCGGTCGCCACGCCGCGGTGCCCACCCAGCGGGCCCGTCGCGGCTCCGCCGCCCCGCTGAGCGACAACAAGCGCGCCGAGCGGCGCCTGGGCTGGCTGCTCTGCGCGCCGGCCGCGCTGGTCATGGTACTGGTCACCGCGTACCCGATCCTGTATTCGGTCTGGCTCTCGTTGCAGCGTTTCGACCTGCGGTTCCCCGACGAGCGGCAGTTCGTCGGGCTGGAGAACTACGTCACCGTGCTGACGAACGACTTCTGGTGGACCGCGTTCGGGGTGACCATGCTGATCACGGTGGTCACCGTCGCGGTCGAGCTGGTGCTCGGCATGGGCCTGGCGCTGATCATGCACCGGACGCTGGTCGGCCGGGGCATCGTGCGCACCGCGGCGCTGATCCCCTACGGCATCGTCACCGTGGTCGCGGCGTTCTCCTGGCGGTACGCCTGGACGCCCGGCACCGGATATCTGGCGAACCTGTTCGACGGCAGCGCGCCGTTGACCGAGCGGGCCAGCTCGCTGGCGATCATCATGCTGGCGGAGATCTGGAAGACCACCCCGTTCATGGCGCTGCTGCTGATGGCCGGGTTGGCGCTGGTGCCGGAGGACCTGCTCAAGGCGGCGTCCACCGACGGCGCGACGGCGTGGCAGCGGTTCACCAAGGTGATGTTGCCGGTGATGAAGCCGGCGATCCTGGTCGCGCTGCTGTTCCGCACGCTCGACGCGTTCCGGGTCTTCGACAACATCTTCGTGCTGACCAACGGCGGCAACGAGACCTCGTCGGTGTCGATGCTGGCCTACAACAACCTGATCCGGGGCCTGAACCTCGGCATCGGCTCCACGATGTCGGTGCTGATCTTCATCACCGTGGCGATCATCGCGTTCGTCTTCGTGAAGCTGTTCGGCACCGCTGCCCCCGGCAGCGACGATGGGGAGAGGCGCTGA
- a CDS encoding DUF4184 family protein, which yields MPLTFPSHLAPVLPLKWWRPHWFDGVALATGAVAPDVGYLFTGTRFDLGPTTHTLGGLLWWGLPVALVYAWIVRRVVAGIAAHLPAPRLFGWPQYAALAGVRHPWQVTVCSALIGAFSHVGWDWVSHSERVPRLLGVADFHALTGWYWWQFADVVASLGGGLLVVAAAVYAARRGGIFDGDPPPFPETNPLVFWRVTLAVTALGALLLPGLPAATVAAPAGVRVLHLGALALIAGAAAARSARSGDADRSPRLEDEQRPIG from the coding sequence GTGCCGCTGACGTTCCCTTCGCACCTGGCGCCGGTGCTGCCGCTGAAGTGGTGGCGTCCGCACTGGTTCGACGGGGTGGCGCTGGCCACCGGCGCGGTCGCGCCGGACGTCGGTTACCTGTTCACCGGCACCCGCTTCGATCTCGGGCCGACCACGCACACGCTGGGTGGGTTGCTCTGGTGGGGCCTGCCGGTCGCGCTCGTGTACGCCTGGATCGTCCGCCGGGTGGTCGCCGGCATCGCCGCGCACCTGCCCGCGCCGAGGCTGTTCGGCTGGCCGCAGTACGCCGCGCTGGCCGGGGTGCGCCACCCCTGGCAGGTCACCGTCTGCTCGGCGTTGATCGGCGCGTTCAGCCACGTCGGGTGGGACTGGGTCAGCCACTCCGAGCGGGTGCCACGGCTGCTCGGCGTCGCCGACTTCCACGCCCTGACCGGCTGGTACTGGTGGCAGTTCGCGGACGTGGTCGCCAGCCTCGGCGGCGGGCTGCTGGTGGTGGCCGCGGCGGTGTACGCGGCCCGCCGGGGCGGGATCTTCGACGGCGACCCGCCACCGTTCCCGGAGACGAACCCGCTCGTCTTCTGGCGGGTTACCCTGGCGGTCACCGCGCTGGGTGCGCTGCTGCTGCCCGGGTTGCCGGCGGCCACCGTCGCCGCGCCGGCCGGGGTGCGCGTGCTGCATCTCGGGGCGCTGGCGCTGATCGCGGGCGCCGCGGCGGCCCGCTCCGCGCGGTCGGGAGACGCCGACCGCAGCCCGCGTCTCGAAGACGAACAGCGCCCGATCGGCTGA
- a CDS encoding ribbon-helix-helix domain-containing protein has product MSAGRDPRAMSREELVAYFDRGGDISELLRDATRGPDLGPTPAPESVPMVVTGVRLPSTIVRQLDELAGNDKGGRSGLIRRAIDEYLARHAGEAA; this is encoded by the coding sequence ATGAGCGCTGGCCGTGATCCGCGGGCGATGAGCCGCGAGGAGTTGGTCGCCTACTTCGACCGGGGCGGCGACATCTCCGAGTTGCTGCGCGACGCGACCCGGGGGCCCGACCTCGGGCCGACGCCCGCGCCGGAGAGCGTCCCGATGGTGGTGACCGGAGTCCGGCTTCCCTCGACGATCGTTCGGCAGCTCGACGAACTCGCCGGCAACGACAAGGGCGGCCGGTCCGGTCTCATCCGCCGGGCGATCGACGAGTACCTGGCCCGACACGCCGGTGAGGCGGCCTGA
- a CDS encoding HAD family hydrolase, whose amino-acid sequence MGERRKAAVLVFDADDTLWENNVLFERVIEDFLTWLDHPTLDRTQLRAVLDDVERANAQAHGYGSKIFLRSLAECLEKLRERPATDAERVEIEQLAAALVGHQVELMPGVARTLDDLATRHELLLLTKGEREEQQRKLDACGLLHHFRAAHIVPEKDADTYRWLAREHAFDPGEAWMIGNSPRSDILPARAAGMNAVFIPNENTWVLEHEELDPSDPGVIRLAAFPDLVRHF is encoded by the coding sequence ATGGGGGAACGCCGGAAGGCCGCCGTGCTGGTCTTCGACGCCGACGACACGCTCTGGGAGAACAACGTCCTCTTCGAGCGGGTGATCGAGGACTTCCTCACCTGGCTCGACCATCCGACCCTGGACCGGACGCAGTTGCGGGCCGTGCTCGACGACGTGGAGCGGGCCAACGCCCAGGCCCACGGGTACGGCAGCAAGATCTTCCTGCGCAGCCTCGCCGAGTGCCTGGAGAAGCTGCGCGAGCGCCCGGCCACCGACGCCGAGCGCGTCGAGATCGAGCAGCTCGCGGCCGCGCTGGTCGGGCACCAGGTGGAGTTGATGCCGGGGGTGGCCCGGACGCTCGACGACCTGGCCACCCGCCACGAGCTGCTGCTGCTCACCAAGGGCGAGCGCGAGGAGCAGCAGCGCAAGCTCGACGCGTGCGGGCTGCTGCACCACTTCCGGGCGGCGCACATCGTGCCGGAGAAGGACGCGGACACCTACCGCTGGTTGGCGCGCGAGCACGCGTTCGACCCGGGCGAGGCGTGGATGATCGGCAACTCGCCGCGCTCGGACATCCTGCCCGCCCGGGCCGCGGGCATGAACGCGGTGTTCATCCCGAACGAGAACACCTGGGTGCTGGAGCACGAGGAGTTGGATCCGTCCGACCCGGGAGTGATCCGACTGGCCGCGTTCCCCGACCTGGTCCGGCACTTCTGA
- a CDS encoding carbohydrate ABC transporter permease — protein sequence MAVETTTRAKLRWGVLDLVVVVFALVPVLWIASLSFKTPATLTDGKFWPREWTLDNYRTIFDTSQFVRALVNSIGIALIATVIAVVLGTMAAYAISRLDFPGKKLLVGVSLLIAMFPQVSLVSPLFEIERQLGLFDTWPGLILPYITFALPLAIYTLSAFFKQIPWDLEKAAKMDGATQGQAFRRVIAPLAAPGVFTTAILVFIFCWNDFLFAITLTSTERSRTVPVALQFFTGESQFEDPTGAICAAAVVITIPIILFVLFFQRRIVSGLTSGAVKG from the coding sequence ATGGCCGTGGAAACCACCACCCGGGCGAAGCTGCGCTGGGGCGTGCTCGATCTCGTGGTCGTCGTCTTCGCGCTGGTGCCGGTGCTCTGGATCGCCTCGCTGTCGTTCAAGACCCCGGCCACGCTCACCGACGGCAAGTTCTGGCCGAGGGAGTGGACGCTGGACAACTACCGGACGATCTTCGACACCAGTCAGTTCGTCCGCGCCCTGGTCAACTCGATCGGCATCGCGCTGATCGCCACCGTGATCGCCGTGGTGCTCGGCACCATGGCCGCGTACGCGATCTCCCGGCTGGACTTCCCCGGCAAGAAGCTGCTGGTCGGGGTGTCCCTGTTGATCGCGATGTTCCCGCAGGTGTCGCTGGTGTCGCCGCTGTTCGAGATCGAGCGTCAGCTCGGCCTCTTCGACACCTGGCCCGGCCTGATCCTGCCGTACATCACGTTCGCGCTGCCGCTGGCGATCTACACGCTGTCGGCGTTCTTCAAGCAGATCCCGTGGGACCTGGAGAAGGCGGCGAAGATGGACGGCGCCACCCAGGGCCAGGCGTTCCGGCGGGTGATCGCGCCGCTGGCCGCGCCGGGCGTGTTCACCACGGCCATCCTGGTCTTCATCTTCTGCTGGAACGACTTCCTGTTCGCGATCACGCTCACCTCGACCGAGCGGTCCCGCACGGTCCCGGTGGCCCTGCAGTTCTTCACCGGCGAGTCGCAGTTCGAGGACCCTACCGGGGCGATCTGCGCCGCCGCCGTGGTGATCACCATTCCGATCATCCTGTTCGTGCTCTTCTTCCAGCGCCGCATCGTCTCCGGCCTGACCTCCGGCGCAGTCAAGGGATAG
- a CDS encoding AMIN-like domain-containing (lipo)protein, protein MTLRRVPPLVGLVVLLAAACTTPGHDGPDPAPPTSTTSAPATTAAPPPAATLPASSDAAATTGPWRRTWGWAVPATPAQVTHAVRAPATPNAGGPLPVLVAVQVGDHPEEGFSRITFAFRGPTPSYRVGYVPQVVTEGRGAPVELPGTAYLSVRFSPARGHDARGGGTADVPPAAIGYPTLLGWAAAGDFEGHLSFGLGLQPPDGGLVPVRLGESTRPDGTHVVSVDVRRG, encoded by the coding sequence ATGACTCTTCGGCGCGTACCGCCGCTCGTCGGCCTGGTCGTGCTGCTCGCGGCGGCCTGCACGACGCCCGGCCACGACGGCCCGGATCCGGCACCCCCGACCTCGACGACCTCCGCGCCGGCCACGACGGCCGCCCCGCCTCCCGCCGCCACCCTGCCCGCGTCCTCCGACGCGGCGGCGACGACCGGACCGTGGCGGCGGACCTGGGGCTGGGCGGTGCCCGCCACGCCCGCCCAGGTGACCCACGCGGTGCGAGCACCGGCCACCCCGAACGCCGGCGGACCGCTGCCCGTCCTGGTCGCGGTGCAGGTCGGGGACCATCCGGAGGAGGGCTTCAGCCGCATCACGTTCGCCTTCCGCGGGCCCACCCCGTCCTACCGGGTCGGCTACGTGCCGCAGGTGGTCACCGAGGGGCGCGGCGCGCCCGTCGAGCTGCCCGGCACCGCCTACCTGTCGGTGCGGTTCTCCCCGGCGCGGGGGCACGACGCGCGCGGCGGCGGCACGGCGGACGTGCCGCCGGCGGCCATCGGCTACCCCACGCTGCTGGGCTGGGCCGCGGCCGGCGACTTCGAGGGGCACCTGAGCTTCGGGCTCGGCCTCCAGCCGCCGGACGGCGGGCTGGTGCCGGTACGCCTGGGCGAGTCCACCCGCCCGGACGGCACCCACGTGGTCTCCGTCGACGTCCGGCGGGGCTGA
- a CDS encoding ABC transporter ATP-binding protein has protein sequence MADIVLDKVSKQFPDGTSAVRDVDLEIADGEFVILVGPSGCGKSTTLNMIAGLEDISSGELRIGGDRVNDKAPRDRDIAMVFQSYALYPNMTVRENMAFPLRLAKMDKETINQKVDEAAKVLELTALLDRKPANLSGGQRQRVAMGRAIVRQPKAFLMDEPLSNLDAKLRVQMRTVVSRLQKQLGTTTVYVTHDQTEAMTLGDRVVIMRGGAVQQVGPPQELYDHPRNLFVAGFIGSPSMNFLHAKVEEGRLRTALGDVPIGERVRRELEAGDAPRELILGVRPEHFEDAALIDDETRARGVEFEAPVDIVESMGSDKYVYFTVEGERATAAELEELAADAGAADFAGAGSSLVTRLSAESPVREGESRRVWFNLEKIHLFDPGSGRNLTLHEGRSAGALAD, from the coding sequence GTGGCTGACATCGTGCTGGACAAGGTGAGCAAGCAGTTCCCGGACGGGACGTCCGCGGTGCGGGACGTCGACCTGGAGATCGCCGACGGCGAGTTCGTCATCCTGGTCGGCCCGTCGGGCTGCGGGAAGTCCACCACCCTCAACATGATCGCCGGGCTGGAGGACATCAGCTCCGGCGAGCTGCGCATCGGCGGTGACCGGGTCAACGACAAGGCACCCCGGGACCGGGACATCGCCATGGTCTTCCAGTCGTACGCCCTCTACCCGAACATGACGGTGCGGGAGAACATGGCGTTCCCGCTGCGCCTGGCGAAGATGGACAAGGAGACCATCAACCAGAAGGTGGACGAGGCCGCCAAGGTGCTGGAGCTGACCGCGCTGCTGGACCGCAAGCCGGCCAACCTCTCCGGCGGCCAGCGGCAGCGGGTGGCGATGGGGCGGGCGATCGTGCGCCAGCCCAAGGCGTTCCTGATGGACGAACCGCTGTCCAACCTGGACGCCAAGCTGCGGGTGCAGATGCGCACCGTGGTCTCCCGGCTGCAGAAGCAGCTCGGCACCACCACCGTCTACGTCACCCACGACCAGACCGAGGCGATGACGCTCGGCGACCGGGTGGTCATCATGCGCGGCGGCGCGGTGCAGCAGGTCGGCCCGCCGCAGGAGCTGTACGACCACCCGCGCAACCTGTTCGTGGCCGGGTTCATCGGCTCACCGTCGATGAACTTCCTGCACGCCAAGGTGGAGGAGGGGCGGCTGCGTACGGCGCTGGGCGACGTGCCGATCGGCGAGCGGGTCCGCCGCGAGCTGGAGGCCGGCGACGCGCCGCGCGAGCTGATCCTCGGCGTCCGACCGGAGCACTTCGAGGACGCGGCGCTGATCGACGACGAGACCCGGGCCCGGGGCGTGGAGTTCGAGGCGCCCGTCGACATCGTCGAGTCGATGGGCTCGGACAAGTACGTCTACTTCACCGTCGAGGGGGAGCGGGCCACCGCCGCGGAGCTGGAGGAGTTGGCCGCCGACGCGGGCGCCGCCGACTTCGCCGGCGCGGGTTCCAGCCTGGTCACCCGGCTGTCGGCGGAGTCGCCGGTGCGCGAGGGCGAGTCGCGCCGGGTCTGGTTCAACCTGGAGAAGATCCACCTGTTCGACCCGGGCAGCGGCCGCAACCTGACGCTGCACGAGGGGCGGTCGGCCGGCGCGCTGGCCGACTGA
- a CDS encoding ABC transporter substrate-binding protein has protein sequence MTTVPDTAARRPVRRAAAAAAALALLAPLAACGSGGDGGPPTINLYYPPEQNLQKVVDDCNAQAQGRYRITYRVLPREADEQRVQMVRRLAAQDSGMDVLGLDVTWTQEFASADWVREWTGQDKAEVEQGTLAGPLDTARYEDKLYAAPKNTNVQLLWYRSDLVQEPPKSWDEMISAAQRLKEQNKPYRVLTMGAQYEGLVVLYNTLAESAGGKILSDDGKKAVMDAGTVRALEQLKTFATSGVTSPSFSNATEDPVRLEFQSGGGAFQVNWPFVYPAMQEANPELAKDVKWARVPGIDANTPSKVTIGGVNLAVSTYSKHPTESFEAARCIRSAEHQKFSAVNDGVPPTIESVYDDPEMAKAYPMKETILEELKEPAVRPLTPAYQSISTVMSAILSPPSGINPERTADELRKAIADALESKGVLP, from the coding sequence ATGACGACAGTCCCCGACACGGCCGCACGGCGGCCGGTGAGACGCGCGGCGGCTGCGGCCGCCGCGTTGGCGTTGTTGGCCCCGCTGGCCGCCTGCGGTTCCGGCGGCGACGGCGGCCCGCCGACGATCAACCTGTACTACCCGCCCGAGCAGAACCTGCAGAAGGTGGTCGACGACTGCAACGCGCAGGCCCAGGGGCGCTACCGGATCACCTACCGGGTGCTGCCGCGGGAGGCCGACGAGCAGCGGGTGCAGATGGTGCGGCGGCTGGCGGCGCAGGACAGCGGCATGGACGTGCTCGGCCTGGACGTCACCTGGACACAGGAGTTCGCCAGCGCCGACTGGGTGCGGGAGTGGACCGGCCAGGACAAGGCCGAGGTCGAGCAGGGCACGCTCGCCGGGCCGCTGGACACCGCCCGGTACGAGGACAAGCTCTACGCCGCGCCGAAGAACACCAACGTGCAGTTGCTCTGGTACCGCTCTGACCTGGTGCAGGAGCCGCCGAAGAGCTGGGACGAGATGATCTCGGCCGCGCAGCGGCTCAAGGAGCAGAACAAGCCCTACCGGGTGCTCACCATGGGCGCCCAGTACGAGGGCCTGGTGGTGCTCTACAACACGCTCGCCGAGAGCGCCGGCGGCAAGATCCTCAGCGACGACGGCAAGAAGGCCGTGATGGACGCCGGCACCGTACGCGCGCTGGAGCAGCTCAAGACGTTCGCCACGTCGGGCGTGACCTCGCCGTCGTTCAGCAACGCGACCGAGGACCCGGTGCGGCTGGAGTTCCAGTCCGGCGGCGGCGCGTTCCAGGTGAACTGGCCGTTCGTGTATCCGGCGATGCAGGAGGCCAACCCCGAGCTGGCCAAGGACGTGAAGTGGGCGCGGGTGCCGGGCATCGACGCGAACACCCCGAGCAAGGTCACCATCGGCGGGGTCAACCTGGCGGTCAGCACGTACTCGAAGCACCCGACCGAGTCGTTCGAGGCGGCCCGGTGCATCCGCAGCGCGGAGCACCAGAAGTTCTCCGCGGTCAACGACGGCGTGCCGCCGACCATCGAGTCGGTCTACGACGACCCGGAGATGGCCAAGGCGTACCCGATGAAGGAGACCATCCTGGAGGAGCTGAAGGAGCCGGCGGTACGTCCGCTGACCCCGGCGTACCAGAGCATCTCCACGGTGATGTCGGCGATCCTGTCGCCGCCGTCAGGCATCAACCCCGAGCGGACCGCGGACGAGCTGCGCAAGGCCATCGCCGACGCGCTGGAGTCGAAGGGTGTCCTGCCATGA
- a CDS encoding MGH1-like glycoside hydrolase domain-containing protein: MAAVEKYPGGVEDVRVITDRPTSATSDPERHRLAQADAGEQDWRAWGPYLSERAWGTVREDYSEHGTAWDYFPHDHARSRAYRWNDDGMAGVCDDRQTFCFALALWNGRDPILKERMFGLGGDGGNHGEDVKEYWWYLDSTPTHSWMRWRYHYPQAAFPYDELVAVNALRGRDDTEYELVDTGIFDDDRYWAVTVDYAKASPTDMCVLVTVANRGDEDATLHVLPTLWFRNTWAWGLPGADRVPALHGTGSRLVGEHWVLGQLLLEGDGDPTPLLCDNETNAERLWGLAGRSAYPKDGINDHVVAGAATVNPERVGTKGALHYVLDVPAGGQRQIRLRLTRTAPPPAADPPAPADLGDGFDTVLWARRAEANRFFDSLIPAAATADEALIARQAIAGLMWGKQFYHFDVKRWLEGDPGSAPPPAGRRHGRNSAWWHMTSFDVFSMPDPWEYPWYAAWDLAFHCVTIARVDPGFAKEQLLLLLREWYLHPNGQIPAYEWAFGDVNPPVHAWAALKVFEIDGSRDHEFLARVMQKLLLNFTWWVNRKDTGGNNVFEGGFLGLDNVGPFDRSAALPVAGTLEQSDGTGWMAMYALNLLDMAIVLAEHDHAYTDTATKFFEHFAYIAAAAYEQGLWDAEDAFFYDVLRLADGTKVPLKVRSVVGLLPLAAVTRLTARTMRRLPELGARLRWFLTNRPEYADVIGARRLGPDGTQQRLLSMVGPEQVVRLLARMLDTDEFLSEYGLRTLSRAHLDKPFTVTLGGQEFSVGYEPAESTSGLFGGNSNWRGPIWMPTNFLLINALRDHAAFFGDDLQVEYPTRSGVKHTLDEIADDLSARLISLFTRDGWGRRPIYGAAQLFQTHPDWRDLICFPEYFHGDNGAGLGAWHQTGWTALVADLILTRRR; this comes from the coding sequence ATGGCCGCTGTGGAGAAGTACCCCGGCGGCGTCGAAGATGTGCGGGTGATCACCGACCGCCCGACCTCCGCGACCTCCGACCCCGAGCGGCACCGCCTCGCCCAGGCCGACGCCGGGGAGCAGGACTGGCGCGCATGGGGCCCCTATCTGTCCGAGCGGGCGTGGGGGACGGTACGGGAGGACTACAGCGAGCACGGCACGGCGTGGGACTACTTCCCCCACGATCACGCGCGGTCCCGAGCCTACCGGTGGAACGACGACGGCATGGCGGGCGTCTGCGACGACCGGCAGACGTTCTGCTTCGCGCTGGCGCTGTGGAACGGCCGGGACCCGATCCTCAAGGAGCGGATGTTCGGCCTCGGCGGCGACGGCGGCAACCACGGCGAGGACGTCAAGGAGTACTGGTGGTATCTCGACAGCACTCCCACCCACTCGTGGATGCGCTGGCGCTACCACTATCCGCAGGCCGCCTTCCCGTACGACGAGCTGGTCGCGGTGAACGCGCTGCGCGGCCGCGACGACACCGAGTACGAGCTGGTGGACACCGGCATCTTCGACGACGACCGGTACTGGGCGGTGACCGTCGACTACGCCAAGGCGTCACCGACCGACATGTGCGTGCTGGTCACGGTCGCGAACCGGGGTGACGAGGACGCCACCCTGCACGTGCTGCCCACGCTCTGGTTCCGCAACACCTGGGCGTGGGGGCTGCCCGGCGCCGACCGGGTGCCGGCGCTGCACGGCACCGGTTCCCGGCTGGTCGGCGAGCACTGGGTGCTCGGCCAGTTGCTGCTGGAGGGCGACGGCGACCCGACGCCGCTGCTCTGCGACAACGAGACCAACGCCGAGCGGCTGTGGGGGCTGGCCGGGCGCTCCGCGTACCCGAAGGACGGGATCAACGACCACGTGGTCGCCGGCGCGGCCACCGTCAACCCGGAGCGCGTCGGCACCAAGGGCGCGCTGCACTACGTGCTGGACGTGCCGGCCGGCGGGCAGCGGCAGATCCGACTGCGGCTGACCCGCACCGCCCCGCCGCCGGCCGCCGACCCGCCCGCCCCCGCCGACCTCGGCGACGGGTTCGACACCGTGCTCTGGGCCCGCCGGGCGGAGGCGAACCGGTTCTTCGACAGCCTGATCCCGGCCGCGGCCACCGCCGACGAGGCGCTGATCGCCCGCCAGGCCATCGCCGGGCTGATGTGGGGCAAGCAGTTCTACCACTTCGACGTCAAGCGCTGGCTGGAGGGCGATCCCGGGTCCGCGCCGCCGCCGGCCGGCCGCCGGCACGGGCGCAACAGCGCCTGGTGGCACATGACCAGCTTCGACGTGTTCTCCATGCCGGACCCGTGGGAATATCCCTGGTACGCGGCCTGGGACCTGGCCTTCCACTGCGTGACCATCGCCCGGGTCGACCCGGGCTTCGCCAAGGAGCAACTGCTGCTCCTGCTGCGCGAGTGGTACCTGCACCCGAACGGGCAGATCCCGGCGTACGAGTGGGCGTTCGGGGACGTGAACCCACCGGTGCACGCCTGGGCCGCGCTGAAGGTCTTCGAGATCGACGGCTCCCGCGACCACGAGTTCCTCGCCCGGGTGATGCAGAAGCTGCTGCTCAACTTCACCTGGTGGGTCAACCGCAAGGACACCGGCGGCAACAACGTCTTCGAGGGCGGCTTCCTCGGCCTGGACAACGTCGGACCGTTCGACCGCTCGGCCGCGCTGCCGGTGGCCGGCACGCTGGAGCAGTCCGACGGCACCGGCTGGATGGCCATGTACGCGCTCAACCTGCTCGACATGGCGATCGTGCTGGCCGAGCACGACCACGCGTACACCGACACCGCCACGAAGTTCTTCGAGCACTTCGCGTACATCGCCGCGGCGGCGTACGAGCAGGGGTTGTGGGACGCCGAGGACGCGTTCTTCTACGACGTGCTGCGGCTGGCCGACGGCACGAAGGTGCCGCTGAAGGTCCGCTCGGTGGTGGGGCTGCTGCCGCTGGCCGCGGTCACCCGGCTCACCGCGCGGACCATGCGCCGCCTGCCCGAGCTGGGCGCCCGGCTGCGCTGGTTCCTGACCAACCGCCCCGAGTACGCCGACGTGATCGGCGCCCGCCGGCTCGGTCCGGACGGCACCCAGCAGCGGCTGCTGTCCATGGTCGGCCCGGAGCAGGTGGTGCGGCTGCTGGCCCGGATGCTCGACACCGACGAGTTCCTCTCCGAGTACGGCCTGCGCACGCTCTCCCGCGCCCACCTGGACAAGCCGTTCACGGTCACGCTCGGCGGGCAGGAGTTCAGCGTCGGCTACGAGCCGGCCGAGTCGACCAGCGGCCTGTTCGGCGGCAACTCCAACTGGCGTGGTCCGATCTGGATGCCGACGAACTTCCTGCTGATCAACGCGTTGCGGGACCACGCCGCGTTCTTCGGCGACGACCTCCAGGTCGAGTACCCGACCCGCTCCGGGGTGAAGCACACGCTGGACGAGATCGCCGACGACCTCTCGGCCCGGCTGATCTCGCTGTTCACCCGCGACGGGTGGGGGCGGCGGCCCATCTACGGGGCGGCGCAACTGTTCCAGACCCACCCGGACTGGCGGGACCTGATCTGCTTCCCGGAATACTTCCACGGCGACAACGGCGCCGGGTTGGGCGCGTGGCACCAGACCGGCTGGACGGCGCTGGTCGCCGACCTGATCCTCACCCGGCGCCGCTGA